Proteins from a genomic interval of Paenibacillus sp. FSL R5-0623:
- a CDS encoding bifunctional adenosylcobinamide kinase/adenosylcobinamide-phosphate guanylyltransferase produces MLITVTGGIGSGKTRFALKYAAGISREGVYLSTGDHDPVIPELPSAHYRAIHAGNGQHLTEVITQINRESNLFLADQRIVIVDSLTSWMAAGFRATEDLDHQRSETQLLLDALLSYQGKLLVITNEMHGTLHPTEEERIFTARMASVNRMLQIHAEKMYMLVSGLAIDLKSQGMRNEDER; encoded by the coding sequence TTGCTGATTACGGTCACAGGCGGCATAGGTAGTGGTAAAACCCGGTTTGCCCTCAAGTACGCAGCCGGAATTAGCCGGGAGGGTGTATATTTATCCACCGGTGATCATGATCCCGTTATTCCCGAATTGCCATCCGCTCATTATCGTGCCATTCATGCCGGGAACGGTCAGCATCTGACAGAGGTGATCACCCAGATTAATCGGGAATCCAATCTGTTTTTGGCGGATCAGCGAATTGTAATTGTAGACAGTCTGACCTCCTGGATGGCTGCCGGTTTCAGGGCAACAGAGGATCTGGATCATCAGCGTTCAGAGACACAGCTTTTGCTTGATGCTTTATTGTCTTATCAGGGGAAGTTGCTTGTGATTACCAATGAAATGCATGGTACATTGCATCCTACCGAGGAAGAACGAATATTTACAGCGAGAATGGCTTCGGTGAACCGGATGCTGCAGATACATGCTGAAAAGATGTACATGCTGGTATCCGGTCTGGCTATCGATCTTAAAAGTCAGGGCATGCGAAATGAAGATGAACGATAG
- a CDS encoding DedA family protein yields the protein MQNWITDFMEQYGYIGIALIIALENVFPPIPSEIILPFGGFMTTYTSLTIPGVIIAATIGSVLGAVILYGIGLLIDVERLEKIVERWGHVLRIKKEDIHRVDAWFDKYGMWTVLFCRMVPLVRSLISIPAGMSNMKFGLFLLFTTIGTLIWNVILVCVGAALGASWESILHFMDIYSIVVYVILAIIVIGCIIWWIRRSKKQK from the coding sequence ATGCAAAACTGGATAACCGATTTCATGGAACAATACGGCTACATAGGCATTGCACTCATTATTGCTCTTGAGAACGTATTTCCCCCGATTCCATCCGAAATTATCCTGCCGTTTGGCGGATTCATGACCACCTATACCAGTCTCACTATTCCAGGAGTTATTATCGCCGCAACTATTGGCTCTGTCCTTGGTGCTGTGATCCTGTATGGTATTGGTCTACTCATTGACGTTGAACGCCTTGAGAAAATTGTGGAACGCTGGGGACATGTTCTGCGCATCAAAAAAGAGGATATTCACCGTGTCGATGCATGGTTTGACAAATATGGCATGTGGACCGTATTATTCTGCCGAATGGTTCCCCTCGTCCGTAGTCTTATCTCCATTCCCGCAGGCATGTCCAATATGAAATTTGGTTTATTCCTTCTCTTTACAACCATTGGTACATTAATCTGGAATGTCATTCTTGTCTGCGTTGGTGCTGCGCTTGGCGCATCATGGGAGAGCATTTTGCACTTTATGGACATCTATTCCATTGTAGTGTACGTCATTCTGGCCATCATTGTCATCGGATGTATCATCTGGTGGATCAGACGTAGCAAAAAGCAGAAATAA
- a CDS encoding cob(I)yrinic acid a,c-diamide adenosyltransferase: protein MGIYTRTGDEGQTSVIGGRVIKDDDRVEAYGTIDELNCFVGQAISLIDSAQGEFEDLREHLLEVQQELFDCGSDLAFVKISETKYKVRDEMVTRLEQWIDQYDAENPKVERFIIPGGSQLSSALHVCRTVCRRAERRTVTLGQHTDINPSVRRYLNRLSDYFFVVARTANARQQVADIEYVRSKKVFRRKE, encoded by the coding sequence ATGGGCATATATACACGAACAGGTGACGAAGGACAGACTTCGGTCATCGGTGGACGCGTCATCAAGGATGATGACCGAGTTGAGGCTTATGGCACGATTGATGAATTGAACTGTTTTGTAGGCCAAGCGATCAGCCTTATTGACTCTGCTCAAGGGGAATTCGAAGATCTGCGTGAACATCTGCTGGAAGTTCAGCAGGAACTGTTTGATTGCGGGTCGGATCTGGCCTTTGTGAAGATTAGTGAGACCAAATATAAGGTGAGAGATGAGATGGTCACACGTCTGGAACAATGGATCGACCAGTATGATGCAGAGAATCCAAAAGTGGAACGGTTCATTATTCCAGGTGGCAGTCAGCTGTCTTCTGCTCTTCATGTGTGCCGTACTGTATGTCGTCGCGCAGAGCGTCGCACAGTAACACTTGGACAACATACAGATATTAATCCGTCTGTACGGCGGTATCTAAACCGACTGTCTGATTACTTCTTCGTGGTTGCACGGACAGCCAACGCGAGACAACAGGTGGCGGATATTGAATATGTGCGGAGCAAAAAAGTCTTCCGCCGCAAAGAATGA
- a CDS encoding RluA family pseudouridine synthase, whose product MSQYYSPIVYTVTEQEDGWLLKTVLQRRLLVSRKLLSKIKLTEQGVMLNGERVYISVKVAAGDIVEVRMEQEESDDILPEPIPFTVLYEDEHLLIVNKDAGIIVHPTHGHYTGTLANGVVHYWKTKGERFRFRPIHRLDQETSGVLAIAKNPYVHQHVSEQMIAGTVDKKYIALVHGSPVPEQGAVDGPIDRDPEEPHRRIVTPDGYAARTLYTTVTRWSEGSASAISLKLESGRTHQIRVHMTSIGCPLIGDRMYKTLRVHEIDEQTMAVRDERDSWIERQALHACELTFEHPILQERITFQAPFPADMAALEKRLNDEAAPREEL is encoded by the coding sequence ATGAGCCAGTATTATTCGCCAATTGTCTACACGGTGACCGAACAAGAAGATGGCTGGCTGCTGAAGACCGTGCTTCAGCGCCGGCTGCTGGTTTCGCGTAAGCTGTTGTCCAAAATTAAGCTGACGGAGCAAGGTGTCATGTTAAATGGAGAGCGCGTATACATTAGCGTGAAGGTAGCTGCGGGTGATATCGTTGAAGTTCGGATGGAGCAAGAGGAATCGGATGATATTTTGCCTGAACCTATTCCGTTTACCGTTCTGTATGAAGATGAGCACTTGCTTATTGTCAACAAGGATGCGGGCATCATCGTTCATCCGACGCATGGACATTATACGGGTACTTTGGCAAATGGCGTTGTTCATTACTGGAAAACCAAAGGCGAGCGTTTCCGGTTTAGACCGATTCATCGTCTTGATCAGGAAACGTCAGGTGTTCTTGCTATAGCCAAGAACCCTTATGTCCATCAACATGTCTCTGAACAGATGATCGCTGGAACAGTGGACAAGAAATATATTGCACTTGTGCACGGCAGCCCTGTCCCGGAACAAGGGGCGGTGGACGGACCGATTGACCGCGATCCTGAAGAGCCACACCGCCGAATCGTAACACCTGATGGTTATGCTGCAAGAACGTTGTACACGACCGTAACACGTTGGTCAGAGGGCAGCGCCAGTGCGATAAGCCTCAAGCTGGAAAGTGGCAGAACCCATCAGATCAGGGTACATATGACGTCCATCGGCTGTCCATTAATCGGTGATCGAATGTACAAGACACTACGTGTGCACGAGATCGATGAGCAGACCATGGCTGTTCGGGATGAACGGGACAGCTGGATCGAACGCCAGGCCTTGCATGCCTGTGAGCTGACGTTCGAACATCCCATTCTACAGGAACGCATAACGTTCCAGGCTCCTTTTCCAGCAGATATGGCTGCGCTGGAGAAGCGTTTGAATGATGAGGCAGCTCCCAGAGAAGAACTGTAG
- a CDS encoding arsenate reductase family protein: MSNLKIYQYAKCGTCRKAVKWLEAQGHELELIPIFDSPPSESELTELIQKSGLEVKKFFNTSGEVYKEQQLKDKLPGMSADEQIRLLASNGRLIKRPIVTDGEKVTVGFKEETYEQEWNNA; encoded by the coding sequence ATGAGTAACTTAAAAATATATCAATATGCCAAATGCGGCACATGTCGCAAAGCTGTAAAATGGCTTGAAGCTCAAGGACATGAGCTGGAGTTAATCCCTATTTTTGACTCACCGCCATCAGAATCTGAACTAACAGAACTCATCCAAAAGAGTGGACTGGAAGTGAAAAAGTTCTTTAATACGAGTGGGGAAGTATATAAAGAACAACAATTGAAGGACAAGCTTCCAGGCATGTCCGCTGATGAACAGATTCGTTTACTGGCTTCCAATGGTCGTCTGATCAAACGTCCGATCGTTACGGATGGAGAAAAGGTGACGGTTGGATTCAAGGAAGAAACGTACGAGCAGGAATGGAATAACGCATAA
- a CDS encoding 5'-3' exonuclease H3TH domain-containing protein: MNQRNEPTLLLVDGMAVLFRAFYATSASGYIRRTKAGLPTNAVYGFIRYFWDAVQTFGPSHVVCCWDMGGKTFRGEEYAAYKGNRAEAPDDLIPQFALIREVMDSLGIPNIGAQGFEADDCIGTLAKYYTEETDMNVMVLTGDHDMLQLINDRTSIIIMKKGHGNYMVYNPETLMAEKQLTPRQVIDMKGLMGDASDNYPGVRGIGEKTALKLVQEYGSIEGILSNMDKLTPSVRNKIENDLDMLHLSRKLAEIHCAVPVACALDICELRLDPDMVMDKFEQLEMKSLGSWMGVAIG, encoded by the coding sequence GTGAATCAACGTAATGAACCTACTTTGTTGCTGGTAGACGGTATGGCGGTGTTGTTCCGTGCTTTTTATGCGACATCTGCAAGCGGATATATCAGACGTACAAAGGCAGGATTGCCTACCAACGCAGTCTACGGATTTATCCGTTATTTCTGGGATGCGGTTCAGACTTTTGGGCCAAGTCATGTCGTATGTTGTTGGGATATGGGCGGTAAGACGTTCCGCGGTGAAGAATACGCAGCTTACAAAGGCAACCGGGCGGAAGCTCCGGACGACCTGATTCCCCAGTTTGCCCTGATCCGTGAAGTGATGGATAGCCTGGGTATTCCAAATATAGGTGCACAAGGATTCGAAGCTGACGATTGTATCGGGACACTTGCGAAGTATTATACCGAAGAGACAGATATGAATGTTATGGTACTGACGGGTGACCACGACATGTTGCAACTGATCAATGATCGCACAAGTATCATTATTATGAAAAAAGGCCATGGCAACTACATGGTGTACAACCCTGAAACGCTCATGGCTGAGAAACAACTGACACCTCGTCAAGTGATTGACATGAAGGGTCTGATGGGAGACGCCAGCGACAATTATCCCGGAGTACGGGGAATTGGTGAGAAAACAGCGTTGAAGCTTGTACAGGAATACGGTTCCATTGAAGGGATTCTGAGCAACATGGATAAACTAACCCCTTCGGTGCGTAACAAGATCGAGAATGATCTGGACATGCTTCATCTGTCCCGCAAACTGGCAGAGATTCATTGTGCTGTTCCGGTTGCCTGTGCGCTGGATATCTGTGAATTGCGTCTTGACCCGGATATGGTGATGGACAAGTTTGAACAACTTGAGATGAAGAGCCTTGGCTCTTGGATGGGAGTGGCAATAGGGTGA
- a CDS encoding phosphodiester glycosidase family protein: MKNVRTGKKWWTGAMALVLVLPVILSGAVSAPQTVDAKAAISTKVQKVKAAGRNFTVQTISIPKGTPVTVGLAKKQVGQTATLPSIVKAYGAQAAINGAFFEAYNGAPDPYGMLIANGKVIHIGRYGTSIGFKEDGSAIMDSLQVSLTGKVTDTKGKSRSWYATFINRTPSANASITMLYTPERGATVGFKGGTAVVMEKGIVTKKVPNTNVAIPKNGSVLVFTGNQKSSSDRFTVGSTVEMNYKYTNAAGKEIPWQDVVTAVGAGPRLVKDGKVAVNPTSEGFKDAKILNASGARSGIAIMADGSVMLATVSGATIKEWAAVMQKLGAKQAMNLDGGASSGMYAGGKMLTSPGRLLSNTLVFGGSVR; the protein is encoded by the coding sequence ATGAAGAACGTACGAACAGGCAAAAAGTGGTGGACAGGGGCTATGGCCCTCGTCCTGGTCTTGCCCGTAATTCTTTCGGGAGCAGTAAGTGCACCACAGACAGTGGATGCCAAAGCAGCAATTAGCACCAAAGTACAGAAAGTAAAAGCAGCAGGACGTAATTTTACCGTACAGACCATTTCGATTCCAAAGGGAACACCGGTTACCGTGGGACTCGCGAAGAAGCAAGTGGGCCAGACGGCAACATTGCCATCAATCGTGAAAGCCTATGGTGCACAAGCAGCCATTAACGGAGCATTTTTTGAAGCATACAACGGAGCACCAGATCCATATGGCATGTTAATAGCAAATGGTAAGGTCATACATATTGGAAGATACGGAACATCCATCGGATTTAAGGAAGACGGCTCGGCGATCATGGACTCACTTCAGGTGAGTTTGACAGGTAAAGTAACGGATACCAAAGGTAAATCACGCAGTTGGTATGCCACCTTTATTAATCGAACGCCTTCGGCGAACGCAAGCATTACGATGCTGTATACGCCTGAACGAGGTGCCACAGTCGGGTTCAAAGGTGGCACTGCGGTTGTCATGGAGAAAGGTATCGTGACCAAAAAAGTGCCCAATACAAATGTAGCGATTCCTAAGAATGGCTCGGTATTGGTCTTCACAGGCAACCAAAAGTCTTCTTCAGACCGTTTCACCGTTGGTTCGACCGTAGAAATGAATTATAAGTATACGAACGCAGCAGGCAAAGAGATCCCTTGGCAAGATGTAGTTACTGCTGTTGGGGCAGGACCACGTCTGGTAAAAGACGGCAAGGTAGCTGTCAATCCGACGAGCGAAGGTTTCAAGGATGCCAAGATTCTTAATGCTTCCGGAGCCAGAAGTGGTATTGCGATTATGGCAGACGGTTCTGTTATGCTGGCTACCGTTTCCGGAGCGACAATCAAGGAGTGGGCAGCGGTGATGCAGAAGCTTGGTGCCAAACAGGCCATGAACCTGGATGGCGGTGCTTCCTCGGGTATGTATGCCGGGGGCAAAATGCTGACTTCTCCAGGCCGGCTCTTGAGTAATACACTGGTATTTGGCGGCTCTGTGCGTTAA
- a CDS encoding MOSC domain-containing protein, translating to MTLTSDRKPGEGTAVLAINVGLPQPLPGQKREVLSGIVKHPVSDAVFLSFTGMTGDSQADLVHHGGPDKAVCVYDYSRYTVLEQLMDRKLNWGACGENLTVEGCAEEDVRIGDVYELGEATVQVSQPRQPCFKLGARYDYKELPVYFQESGHTGFYFRVLQEGEVRPSSIFRRISTDPSSMTVLEANRIMHQGKEDMEGIQALLAIPALSDSWRQTLMKRLSKLANK from the coding sequence ATGACACTCACATCTGATCGAAAGCCAGGGGAGGGTACAGCTGTTCTGGCCATTAATGTAGGGTTGCCGCAGCCGCTCCCTGGGCAGAAGCGTGAAGTGCTGAGCGGCATTGTGAAACATCCTGTATCCGACGCGGTTTTCCTGTCATTCACTGGAATGACAGGGGACTCGCAGGCGGATCTGGTGCATCATGGCGGCCCTGACAAAGCCGTTTGTGTATACGATTACAGTCGTTATACGGTGCTGGAACAGCTGATGGATCGCAAGCTGAACTGGGGAGCTTGTGGAGAAAATCTGACAGTTGAAGGCTGTGCCGAAGAAGATGTCCGGATTGGTGATGTGTACGAGTTGGGCGAAGCCACAGTACAGGTCAGTCAGCCCAGACAACCTTGCTTCAAACTGGGTGCGAGGTATGACTATAAGGAGTTGCCTGTTTATTTTCAGGAGAGTGGACATACCGGCTTTTACTTTCGTGTACTGCAAGAAGGGGAGGTTCGGCCTTCATCGATATTTCGACGAATCAGCACCGATCCTTCATCCATGACGGTTCTTGAAGCCAATCGAATTATGCATCAGGGGAAAGAAGATATGGAAGGTATTCAGGCGTTACTGGCCATACCTGCGCTGTCAGACAGCTGGAGGCAAACGTTAATGAAACGATTGTCCAAGCTGGCGAACAAGTAG
- a CDS encoding ROK family protein, which translates to MTILGAIEAGGTKFVCGIGTENGEVLERVSFPTTTPEETMAQVISFFEGKGIEALGVGSFGPIDPIEGSPTYGYITTTPKPHWGQYNVIGKLKEHFNVPMTFDTDVNGAALGEATWGAAQGLESCLYITVGTGIGAGAVVGGKMVHGLSHPEMGHIIVRRHPEDTYEGFCPYHGDCLEGLAAGPAINKRWEQPAYELPADHKAWEIEAHYLAHALMNYVLILSPQKIVMGGGVMKQEHLFPMVRSKLQELLAGYVQHPALQSDIDQYVVSPGLGDNAGLCGSLALAKLALNK; encoded by the coding sequence ATGACGATCTTAGGCGCAATTGAAGCAGGCGGAACCAAATTTGTATGTGGTATTGGCACAGAGAACGGAGAAGTTCTGGAACGCGTAAGTTTTCCAACAACAACACCGGAAGAGACAATGGCTCAAGTGATTTCATTTTTTGAAGGCAAAGGCATTGAAGCTCTGGGTGTAGGTTCATTCGGTCCGATTGATCCGATTGAAGGAAGCCCAACATATGGCTATATCACAACAACACCAAAACCACATTGGGGACAGTATAACGTGATTGGCAAGCTCAAGGAGCATTTTAATGTGCCGATGACATTTGATACGGATGTGAATGGTGCGGCACTTGGAGAAGCAACCTGGGGCGCTGCACAAGGTCTTGAGAGCTGTCTGTATATCACTGTGGGTACAGGTATTGGTGCTGGCGCTGTGGTTGGTGGTAAAATGGTCCATGGATTGTCACATCCTGAGATGGGACATATCATTGTACGCAGACATCCGGAGGATACATACGAAGGTTTCTGTCCGTATCATGGTGACTGCCTCGAAGGTCTTGCAGCAGGACCAGCCATTAACAAACGTTGGGAGCAACCGGCTTATGAACTGCCTGCAGATCATAAAGCTTGGGAGATCGAAGCGCATTATCTGGCGCATGCACTGATGAATTATGTTCTGATTCTCTCTCCGCAGAAAATCGTCATGGGTGGCGGAGTAATGAAGCAGGAGCACCTGTTCCCGATGGTGCGTAGCAAACTGCAGGAGTTGCTGGCAGGATACGTTCAGCATCCGGCGCTTCAATCCGACATTGACCAGTATGTTGTGTCACCAGGACTTGGAGACAATGCGGGTCTGTGTGGTTCGCTGGCGCTTGCCAAGTTGGCATTGAATAAATAG